The following is a genomic window from Meriones unguiculatus strain TT.TT164.6M chromosome 7, Bangor_MerUng_6.1, whole genome shotgun sequence.
AGACAATGAGTCCGAGGGCAGTAGCTCCAGTTCTTCATCTTCAGGGGACTCCTCAGACTCTGACTCCAACTGAGGCTCAGCCTCTACCCTGGGCAGGCAGCCAAGGAGAGCCACTGCAGCGCTCACCTCCCCAACTGACCACCTTTGTCTCCCTATGTTCTGTCCCCTGTACCCACAGCCTcccccactttctttctttccttctttaacaaaaaaaaagaaaaaaagaaaaaaaaaatcagtggggTTGGGAGGCTGCATGAGCCCAGGCTAGGACTCTGCGGCTTTGGAGTCATCAGTTCCAGGGGTTCTCCAGGGACAGCAACCATCAGACTGAGCCAGCACTGGACCGGCCCACCCGCCCCTCTTCTGCACTTGCCTTTCCGGCATGGACAATGGACCGGGGAGTTTGGGGGTGGGAGCGTGTCCTAAAGAGTTTGGTGAGGCCCTCCACACCTGTAGCCTGCATCAAGGTGGATGTTCAGGGTAGCCCTTCCTTTCCAGAGGGGCTTGCCGCCTGCACCCCCGCATTGAACTGGGGGGAGAGAAGGGTGCTGCCTCCAAGAAAGCAGGCAGTATCCATGTCCCTCTCCCCTGCCCCTGCAGGAAGGAGCTGCCTGGACCCATACGCAGGGGAGGGGCAGAGtgttttttatatatgtgtatatattttttttttaagctctgaGCTGTCAACGAGACGTTTCCTACCGATCTTGGCTCCGTCTCTGTTGTCATTTCTGGGAGCGGGAgggctttgggggggggggggttgagacTTACACGGTCTTGATATGCATAGGATGTGAATGAAGGGGAGGCTGTGTGTTTGGCGTGTGTGCGCATAAATGACGGCATGGATGCACCTGTGGGCACAGGAGTGCGAGAGTGTGTAAGGGAAGGGTCTGTCCTAGAACCTGCCTCCTTGTGAATGTGAAAAAAGGGTTGGCAAAGGCAGGGGAGACGGTGGCCCTGGCAGGAATGAGCCGAGGCTGCCTTCTCCCTGCAATCCTCCACTGTGCCTGCTCTCCACTGTGGAGGTCATGGGAACCACCCTGTGCTTCCTATACCAGTTTGCCTCTGCCAAGTCCGGGTTTCTCCCAGCTGCTTCGGGTCTGCGCTGTCCAACAGGAAAACAGTGGAGCAGATAATGGTGTGAGCCTTAAAGCTTTTCTTTAGAAAAAGTCTCCTGGCTGATCTGAGGACGTCGCTGGGCTTCAGGAAGTGTCCTGAGATCTTTCACCTATATGTCTCCTCCGGCCATTCCAATTTCCTTTGATGTCTCAGCTCTGCCCcacctctcctgcctccacccctctATCTGGGGAAGGGGCTGCAGAAGGTGCTTTCTGCAACTGGCCCTCTAACCATTGCCAGTGGCTTGGGACCTTCTGGGGTTAGTCCCTCTGCGTCATAAGCCGAGTCACTTGACCCTAGCTGATTCTCATTTTCACTAAATTGGTTAGGACCTGTTCTGTTCATGCTATTGGGTTTTGTTCGGGCCCCGACTTTAGCCTCTTAAATGAAAGCCACGGTTAGGGAAGTAGACTCCACAGAAAGTGGGGTACAGCCCGGCTGCCAGTCATCTGGAAGGCAAACATTTGCCTGGACTGTGATGgagaacagacacacacacacactgtccttACTCTAAAATTCAGTACCAGGGTTTGAGGTTCCCGAGAGGGCTTACAAAGAACCCCATCTCCTTGTTCCAATGCGCTGGACTATTACACTTGAGTGAAATGTGTTTTCACTTAAAACAGCTTTGAGTGCGACATGTGTTCCTCCCATTTCAAGTATTGGAAATTTCTTACAGACAGGACTGTGAGGGTGGGGTGCTGTCAGGTTGCCCAGGGCACATTTTAGCACTGGGACCCTTCTCCCCCTTTTTCTAATATTTAAGGAGTATTTTATAGGTTTCGATAACCACCACACTTGAACCTGTACCATGGGGTGGCTTAGAAGCGTCTGTCCCAGATTAAGGCCCGCTGTGGAGGTTTTgttttcccttattttttttttaagtgaaaaacaaagGTTTGACTTCCGTCTGGTCACTGGAATTAACTAAGTGGGTGGCAGGGGTGACCCAATAACAGGTTTGACATAAAACCCTTGAGGCCAGTTCGTTTGCCCTTTCTGCAgccattttcctgttttcctgaaGATTCTACAAATAACCTGCCTTCTTTGCCTTGTTCCCCAATTCAGCCTGTTTACCTGGGTTTGGAAAGTTGGAGAGTATCTACTTTCCGCCTAGAGGGCATTGCTTAAGGAAAGGAGGTGGCTCACCACTGGGGTGAAAAGTTTGTACAGGCCACGCAAGCGGTATGGCTTAGGGAGAGCCAGGCTTAGCTGTGACTCCACCCAGAATTCTGACGGGAAGCTGCTAGGACCTGAGGACTTGCTCTCCGGATTAAGACCTGCCTTCCCCGCACACGCTTTGGCTAGGTTTCCGGACAAGGTGACACATTGAAAGGTATGGATCTCTACGAAGAAAGCTCCCCATTGATGCCATTGCACGCTTTAATTCCTACCCACATTCCTATCCACATTTCAAAAGTCATTCCCCAGAGTCTATTTTTCAGGCATTAGCTTCCCTGTCATTACTCCAGGGTGTACTTGCTCCTGTACCACTAGTGAGGGCTGACTCTGGCCCTGTCTAAGTCATCCCTTCCTGGATATTCCTGTTTCTCCTCTGAACCTCTAGTTTTCACCCATAGGGAGTTATTTTCAAAGGTGGTAtccaaccaggcatggtggcacatgcctgtgccACACAAGACATTCAACCCAAATCAAAGGTGGCGTCCCCAGGCACTGTGTCCTACAACTTGAGCATCTCCAAACTCAAGGTGAAACCCAAGTACGATAATGGTAGTAAAGGGACTTTTTATgattgcattgtgtgtgtgtgtgtgtgtgtgtccgtccaGAGAACAACTTGCTGGAGTCAATTCTTTTCCTACTGTGTGGGGTCTCCAGGATCAAAGTTAAAGCATGTTTGGTGGCAGGTACCTTTATctgccatctcatcagccccatGAAGTGACCTTTGAGAGATGATAGGATTGCAAGAGTCCATTTCTCAGAAATGGATGGGAGTTGGGAACCTGATGACAAGGGTGATTTTGGCCACATCCCTGCTCCCTGCCCAGTATGTTCTTGTTCATTCACGGTCCCGTCATGTTGATGAGAGGTGTGAAAGCTATGCTTCTGTGGTTTATACGTTACCCAGTCTGCAGTACTCTGTGACAGTAGCATAAAATCATGTAATCATGTAAGATCTGATCCTTGTACAGATGTGTAGACAAACAACTACCCAGCCTGAAGTCAGGGAGGTGGCTTTAAATTCTCAGTCCCTGTTTTGCTTCCGTGTTTAACCTATCACCTAGACCTGTCTATTTCCCTTCCTAAAACCCTCTCAAACCTGTCTTCCTTCGCCACAGGGAcatttaaatcattttaaagccATCACCAGTGTCCCCTCTCTGGAAAGACCTCGAATAGGTCTTGTTCAGTCTTGCTCCTCATAATACATTCTGCATGCAGCAGGCAAAATGGTCTTAAAGAACTGGGTGGAATGGGGTGCTCCATcattgtaatcccagtactcacgAGGCTGGGTAGGGAAGATTGCCtggggtttgaggctagcctgggatatcTACTGAGTTTCAGCCCAGTGGCATctagagcaagaccctgtctcaaaaaagcaaacatgAATCTGAGGTGGAGCCTACCTGTGGTCCCGACTGCTTACAAGGGTCACTATtacagaagttcaagaccagtcagGTAATAGAGAGACCTAGTtgcaaggaaggaaaaaagaaagagagagaatggacaagctgagtgtggtggcatgtACCTGAAATCTCAGGACTTGGtcagctgaggcaggggaattaccacaagtttgaagccatcctgagCACCATAGTACGTTTCAGGCCATCTAGGGCtacacagaccctgtctcaaaaataaacaagtaatcTAAAACAACCgtacacaacaaaaaaacaacaaaaacaaaaactgggtgtggtgccatgtacctgtaatcccaacagtcagtgtgtgggtttgtttttttcttttcttttcttttcttttcttttcttttcttttcttttcttttcttttcttttcttttctttttctcccattaTGGCATTTCCCCCCCAACTCCCAGAAGGCTGATGCTGAAGCATACAcattctaggccagtctgggatacacagagagaacttcactctaaaacaaacaaacaaacaaacaagaattgtGATGACTCCTTTACTTAAAACTcactgtaatctcaacacttgagaggtagaggcgtGAAGATCAGGACTTCAagattcaagatcatccttggctgtATAGTCAGTTTGAAGCTAaagaagatcctgtctcaaaaaaaaaaaaaaatcagatacatATCAatgtgatatataatatatatttctgtctctttttacCACATTTTTCTAATCCCTCACAATGATCCAACCATGTGCTCTCTCTTCTGCAGTTTAAGTGTGTGTACCacaagggttttgtttgtttgtgagacagggtttcactttgtagaccaggctagccttgaattcacagatccacttacctctgcctcctgagtgctgggattaccactGTTGGtatgctttattttcattgagaTGGTTcctttctgtagccctggctgtcctggaacttcctttgtagaccaggctggcctcgatctcagaggtttgccagcctctgcctcccagattaaAGCATGGGATTAAAGCGTGCCCCACCCAGCTTCTTTGCCCTTCTTGCTCTCTGCCTGGAATTCTGTTCCCCCAACAACCTATAAGACTGATTTTCTCATTTTCCAGGTTTCAGCTCAAATGTCATCTCACAGACAACCACCCTCTCTAGAGGCTTGCATCTCCTCGCTTGTGGATTTGAAGACACTTACCTTGCTTGTTCATTACAGTAATCCAGCATCTAAATAGCCCTTGAATAAATTTGACATCCAAGAAAATAGGTGATGAGTAAGGGACTGAAGTGTAGACCACAGGCCCCTGGGGCAAGGGCAGGCCTGATGGTTCTGCTGGCCTCTCTGCCCCAGCTCCAGCCACACCAGCCCTCTAAGCATCAAACGTGCAGTGCTCTTCCTTCTGCCTAGAATATATAATAAGTAGAGCACTAAGTTCAAGAAAAAGTTCAGTTCTTCAGACGTTGCCTACTTTCCTCGAGAATCTCTGCTTCAGAAGTTGTCTTGTctggctggctgaccagtgaACCAGTGACCCATCTGCTTTCACCTTCCCAGCTCTGGAATTAAGTTTTTTAAGTTCCAGAAATTAAACCGAGGTCCTCCTGCTTAGACAAGCCCTTCACCACCgtagctatctccccagcctctccGCCTAGAGTAATCTTCACCTCTTTGCCTAGTGACTTGggacatcatttatttatttatttagttttatttggtttttctagacaaggtttctcggCGTAGCCCTAAAGCAAGCTCTGGAGACCGGGCTGACCTataaactcacagatccacctgtttctgcctcctgagtgctgggattaaaggcgtgcaccaccacctgaACAGTCTTTCAAGACTGAGAGTGGTGCTATATACCTTTAATCGCAcagcactttggaggtagaggcgtgtagtctctgtgagttcaaggctagcctacataaagagaccttgtctcaaagaacaattaaaaacaaaacaaaaactgtctgggggtctggagagatgagagatggctcagctgttaatgatcactgtctgctcttccagagacccgAGGTTCGAGGCCCAGCAcctacaaggcagctcacaactgtctgtgactccaattCTAGAGgctccaacgccctcttctggacttttCAGGCACTGCATGCAGGTAGTGTGCAGACATTctagcaagcaaaaaaaaaaaaaaaagtttttctcagggcggggtggggtggggaggtgctTCTTTATAccctttgctttgtttcttccACAGCCTGGATGACTTCCTCACACTTTTCTCTTCTGTGCCAGGCTTTGTTCCTTACTGTAACCCCAAGGCCTCACAAACCGCCAGAAATCAGCTCAGGACTTAGTACTTATGAACTCATACGGAACCAGGGCATTCGGCCAAAGATCACCCCCATACAGCAGCCATGGTCAAGTGCTGGGTGAATGGGATGGTCCATTACACAGTAGGTTGGAATGAGGATGGCCACAGGCAGGGATATGAGGAAACAGTCTGAGGaacagggaggagccagaagggttCTTCTGAATGTGCAAATGCTTCCAGGCAAGGATTTTTAGGACACTATTTTGATAAGGAGAAGCAAACAGTATCATTAGGAAGAATCTTGAAATGGGTGCAGTCTCCTAGTCAAGCTCTGGCCACTCCCGAAAGCCTGGCTCACATCTTTGCTCCGTATCCAAGTTGAACTATCAAGTTGGTCTCCACTATTTGGTCCCACAGTGGTCCTAGTTTCTCTGAAACCAGATTTATCATCCGGCAAGTTTTCTGTCTTTAAGATGTTTTCAGGCTCTCCCTCTCCTTCACCCCATACAACTCAGTCAGCTACACTCCGGAATACAGTGATGTATACACACAAGTCTGGCCTGGTGATGCCCACAGCTCTGGCTGTGTGGCTCAAACCCACAAACTCCTCAGCCTATACTAAGACCTGTTGGATCTAGTCAGCTCGTGTCCGTTGCCGACTGCCATCCTTATCTTGATACAtagtctttcttctttctttctctctttttttagaagattttatttatttaactttatgtaTAGGAATGTTCCATTTGCAAGTGAAGAGGCAGTAGAGgatacagatagttgtgagccaccgtgtggttgctgggaattgaactcaggacctctgaaaaagcagacagcgttcttaacggctgagccatctctccagccccatctctctctctttttttttttctttttctttttcagacaggtctctctgtgtgtaatcttggcttcctggactcactttgtaggccaggctggcttcaaactcacagagatatccatccacctgcctctgtctccccccagtgctgggatcacagatgtgtgccaacatgccttttttctttctttctctttttctttctttctttctttctttctttctttctttctttctttctctctctctctctttctttctctctctctctctctcttttctttctgagacagaatcCCACTCTGTAGTGAGACAGGAAGTCACTcagaccaggctgacttccaaCTCAGAGATCGCCCTGTCTCTGTCTCGTGGCGCTGGGACAAAAGGCATGCGTCACACCTGGCTATATTCTTCTTCAGTGCTGGTGTCCAATCTGATTCTGAAATTGACCATTGGACTGCTGAGTTCCACCATGGCCTTTCCTGACAATTCTCTGACATCCTTAATGTCTTCTCCTGCCCACCTCTGAACACTGTAAATCTCTTTCCTGTTTTAACACACGAATTTTCAATGATTTTCCTTTATGTCTTCCTACCCCAAGGAGACTGTGAACTTCCTGGGGAAGCACAATTTTCCTATGTCACTCAGCATCTGGACTGTGCTGTTAAGAACAACATTTataagccaggcacggtggcacatgcctataatcccagcactcgggaggcagaggcaggccaatcgctgtgagttcgagaaCTGCTTCATTTAccaagcaagtccaagacagccaaggctatacagagaaaccctgtctcggggaaagaaaaaaaaaaagtaacatttatAAACAATGTTGTTAAGTTTGTAATGACACTTTGTACAAAGAATCAtttaaaatagaaggaaaaaaaaagaaagaaataacagcTAGTGCTGGACAGAGGGCTCAGCCTTTAAAGACTAGGCTCACAACTGAAAGGGCAAATTGTTTAGTCCCTAACACCCACAGCCAGCCGTCTCCTCAGTTTAAAAGAGAAACAATTAATTGGTATGACAGCATAGTACTGTAatctcagcgctcaggaggcagaggcagttgaatctCCTTTCGAGAAGAGCCTAgtccacacagcaagttccaggacagacagagaaacaaaaacaaaatcaaaaatattAACCAAGAGTCTGTTACACACTGACTTCCATGTTAGCTTCTGTTTTgctgctgagacagggtctcactatgtagccctggaagaatttattgtagaccaggctggcctcaacttacagaccctcccgcctctgcctccttaatAAAGGATAAAAGATGTGGCGCATAAACCTACTTGTTAGTCATCACGATGAGATGGGTTCTAGCATTACGCCCTTTGGCAATGGAAGAAACTAAGACCTAAGCTCTCTCTTGCCCAGTCTACCGAGTTAAGCTCACACTAGTGTGCGGTTTTAACCGACGTCCACAGATGTTTGCTGAAGCCTGAAGAGCCAACGATGCTTTCAAAGTACGTGATTTCAGAGTTTAATTTTTTATCTGAAGCTAGTGGGCTGTCACCCAACAGTCCCAGGGCAGCAGACAGGGCCACCTAAAGGTGAGCGCAAATCTGAACACCTTCGGCGCCCGAGAAAAGGACCTTTCCTTCCCGAAGCTAAAGAGGCGAGAGAGCACGCGGATGGGGGCACTCCCAGCGCCGCAGCGTGCAGTGTAGGCAGAGGCTGGCCCGTGCCAAGCAGGCTGTCTGAGAGGCGGAGGGTCCAGCGTGGGCTCCGGAAGCAGGAAAGGCGAGCAGGTGTGGGATCTAAATTGGGATAAGGGCGGGGAGCGCGCCCGCTCAGAAGGGCGCAGCTCGCGCTCGGCCGTGGACCTGCTGCTCTCGGCTCCCGGCGATTCGGAGGCCTGGGGAGGCTAGTGACCCACTCGGAAACCCGGAGAACGAACGCAGACCGGCTCCTCCTAAGGGTCTTACGCCCTGGGCGCCCAACTGCGCCGCGCTTCAAGCCTACCCTCCCCACACAAAGTGACTGCGTGCCTCGGGGTCAGAGTGGGGAGCGGTCGGGGAGCGGAGCGGGGAGCCCCGCGGGAAGGGCGGGGGTGCCTGGGCCGGAAGGCGTCCCAGGCTCGGCTGGGAGCCGGCGCTCTCTTTCGACGCCACCCCGTTGCCTCCGCCCCCGAGCCGGCCGGGACAGCACCAAGTCTCCGCCCCCCGGCGCACCGCGCACCTCACCTTGAACGCTGCCCCGCCCACCCCCGTCCTATTGGTCCTCCCGGGCCGAGGCGACGCCGCCATTGGCCGGGCTCGCCCACGGGGGCCCCGCCCACCTCCCCGCCCCAGTTCCCGTCCGCCGGTACTTTGGACGGCGGCGTGgcgcccctcctcccctcccggtccccgcCCCCTGGAGCAAATGCTGCCGAGCTGCGGCCGCGGGGCAGACGCACGCGCTCGGGCCCTTCTAGCAGGCGCGAGCAGTCGCTGGGCGCGCGAAAgcgaaaggaggaagaggaagggagggcgagGGCGGGGTGTTGAGGAGGGgcgggaggaggaagaggaggaggttggAGCGCGCTCGCGCCTGGCCTCGCGCCCGCGCCGAGGGAGGGGGGCCAggggcgcgcgcgcgcacgctcGCGTCCTCGCTcgctccatccatccatcctccggTCGCGGCACGCGCGCGCGCTCCGGGCTCGCGCCGCACCCCCCGCCCGGGAGAGGCGGGCTggagtggggggcggggggaggggcgcGCGGACGGCGCGCGGACTGCGCGCGGGCGGGGtgaggtgaggaggaggaggcggcgaCGGGacgagaagggaggggaaggggccaTGGCCGCCCGGTGAGGCGGCGAGGCGGGGGGGCAGCCAGACCCCCCGGCCCCGGGCCCCGGGCCCCGGGGAGAGGCGAGGACGGACCGACGGACATGGGGCTCCgaagcagccgccgccgccgccgccgccggaggACGCGGCCCTAAGAGGCCGCCGGGCCCCGGCGCGGCCCCCCGGGCGGGGTGAGTACGGAACGGGGACGGGGGAGGGGCctgcggggggcggggggcggggctcAAGGCGGGGCTTgggccccctccccccaggtcTGGGTCAgcgccccttcccctccccccgggCCGACGCGGAAACGCCCGGCTTTCCCCGGCTTCCCGGCCGGGCCGGGGCCCCCCGGTTTCCCCCTGGCTGGGTCCTCCTTGGGCGGGGCAGGGCCGGCCGGGGAGGGGGCGCGGGGCCTTTGTTAGGGAGCCAGGCCCCAGCCCCCGGGACAATAGAGACACCCTCCCGGACTCCTCTCCCCGGCCGGTCCAGGTTCTGGACAGGCGGCGACGGAGAGGGGTCGGGACGCGTCCCACTCTGCTTTACTCTCTGGGGGTCGGTTTGTCCCGGCCCGCTGCCGGCCTTGGTCGGCTCGGCTCTCCTCCCCCCAGTCGGTATGATGCAGCAGCAGTACCGCAAGGACGGGAGAGGAGCCGCGGCACGGCCTGCTACCCTTCCCAGTGCCCCCGGCTCATTTGTCAGTCCCCACCCCACTCGAGGCCGGCAGCTTCTTAAACTCGTACCCACCGTTCAGTGGGGCCCCGAACTGTGGGAGCTGTTTCTGAATCCTACGGTGGGGATTTCTGGACTTTGGGGCTCTTGGAGAGACTTCCGGGCTGgtcctgagggagggagggtgcgatctGAAAGAACAGGTAAGGGGAGTGCCCACTCCTCGCGTGCGTACCACGGGGCTCTCCTCTGCTCCTGTTCGTGGTGGCTGGAAATGCCCTTTGCCTGTAGccttctgtgggctgtgttccgTGGCAGGCTTATTTTAGGAGAAGACAGAGTGGGGTGAAGGTTGTAGGGTCTTAGGGCCATTCCTACTTCTGGTAGCAGTACCCCCCCAAGTGGACATCCTGGCGGAAAGCAGAGGTGACTCCTAGAGCCCTTAGGGAAAGAAAGGGGGGTTGTCTTGAGTCTGTGCAGTTCTTTGCCACACCCTGTGGGTTTGCTTTGAGGCCTTAGagttccttctcctccccctgcTGCATTGCACCATGGGTATCAAAGAGGGGTTTGAGTTTTGGGTACCTGGGATGAGCTGCTGCCTCCTATAGACCCAGAGTCTGATTGGCAGTATAGTTCAGGGCCTGAGGTTAGGCCTGGGAAGGACTAGGCCACCTCTGGTATTCAGGCCCTGAAGGACCATCCAGACTTAGTGATCCGGGGCCTTGGGGAGGGAGATACTCCGATGCCAGGATTAAGCCCTGGGCTcggaggttgggaggggaggtggcagTCTTTGGAGGTGTCTTGGACTTACACCAACACCCCCACCTCCATGTGTGCAGCCCTGTTGCCGCCCGCTGTGCTATGAGCAGTCAGAGCGCCGTCTCCACAAGAGTTTACAAATGAAAATGGAGGAAATGTCTTTGTCTGGCCTGGATAACAGCAAACTAGAGGTGAGGGCTCCCCCACGTGTGCCTCTGGTTCTTTCTCTTGATGTCTCTGCGTTGCTATATCTGGCATCGATGCCAAAGTAGGAATTTGGGTAGTCGGCCTTGTTCCTTAGAGGGAAAGGCCAGCTGGAAAGGTCCAGGGATCTGGGAGGaagaaagaactcaaaaaagCAAGGTGGGGAAAGTGGCAGAGAAGGCATCATGTTTGGTCAGGGCCAAGACATTTGGTTAGTGAGAGTTGCTCAGTCCAGGGCGTGCTGCCCTTGTGACCATGGATACTCTTTCCCGGGGCCCAGGCCATCGCTCAGGAGATATATGCGGACCTGGTCGAGGATTCTTGTTTGGGATTCTGCTTTGAGGTACACCGGGCTGTCAAGTGTGGCTACTTCTTCCTGGATGATACGGATCCTGATAGCATGAAGGATTTTGGTGAGCTTCAGGGTGGAAGGAGAGTGGTCTCCCAGCTCAGCCCAGGGAGCACTTAGAGGGTTCTCTAGAAACCACCCTGGGTGCAGAGCCTGGAGCCCCTGTCCTGTGAGCTTAGTTAAGGGTGAGCTTAAAGAGGGCCCGGGACCGTGGGTGAGCACAAGAGATGAGGGCGCCCAGCCCACCCTGACCGCCACGCCTCTCCTGCCCCCAGAGATCGTGGACCAGCCTGGCTTGGACATCTTTGGGCAGGTCTTCAACCAGTGGAGGAGCAAGGAGTGTGTTTGCCCCAATTGCAGCCGCAGCATTGCCGCCTCCCGCTTTGCCCCCCACCTGGAGAAGTGCCTGGGAATGGGTCGGAACAGCAGCCGAATCGCCAACCGCCGGTGAGGGCCTTTTCCTTCCAGCACGGGTGAAGCTGTCCCTGGTCCTCACATGCTTCACTCTAAAATAGCGTGCAGACGTGCCCTGACTCTTTCTCTTCTCAATTCTGGGCAGGATTGCCAATAGCAACAATATGAACAAGTCTGAGAGTGACCAAGAAGATAATGATGACATCAATGACAATGACTGGTCCTATGGCTCAGAGAAGAAAGGTATTTGGGGATCAGGGAAAGCCTGGGAGGAACTGGGGTGAGGCGGGAAAGTAGGGGTAGAGGATATATTTGCCTTAAACTGTCTCGATGATGGGGGAGGAATGCAGTTTCTGAAAGCGTGTGAGTGCTCTGAGAATGAGAATGTAAAAGTAACcatattctttgttctgttgtcCCCCAGCCAAGAAGAGAAAATCAGACAAGGTGAGAGCCGGGGCGAGCATGGGGGAAGTCTGGGTGAAGGACAGATACCCTCTCTTTTGGGCAGGGAATGCTCAGGTCTTTTGACTCAAGTGTGAGGTCACTGGGGGCCGTTTTAGGTTTGGGAATAAGGGCGTCTGGTGGGCAGGGGAGCTCCAGAGGTTTTGCTggtgggtgggggaagggaataTAGGCAGATAGGTCTCTTACTGGGGACAAACAGTATGAGTTTGAGGCCGTTTCTTTGTCaaatcttttttccttccctgggTTCTCGGCTCCCCCTTATCGTTGCCCTTTCCCCAAAGCTATGGTATCTCCCATTCCAGAACCCTAATTCCCCTCGAAGATCCAAGtctttaaaacacaaaaatggtAAGTGGGGATAGACCAACAGGTCATTGCCAGCTGTCTTATTACAGGCCTTGGGTGGAGGGGAGGCGAGGGGGTAGGAGTGTGAGGGAGGGCCTGTGATCCTTCTGTCACCCCCACTTCCTCTCTGGTTATTTTCAGGGTTCTCTGTCTGTACCTCTGCATCAAACacccttccccttcttttttcttcttcagggGAACTTAGCAACTCTGATCCTTTTAAGGTGAGTAGAAGCCGCCCTTTCCATGCTTCTCCCCATTGCTCTTGTGAGGTGGCTGGGATTTGGACAAGTGAGGTCAGGATGCTGACAACTAAAGGTGCTTGTAGAGCTGTTGAAGTCTTGGGTGTGCGTGTTCCTTGTGGGTCCCGTCTTGTCCAAAAGCAGGTGGGTTGGAAGGGCTCTTAGAAAACTGCGTGGAGGCAGGGATGAGGGCGACTTACATTCCCcacccctttcctgccttcttcttcttcttcttcctttttttttaacttctctcACTTGTACCTCTGGTTCTCTCACAGTATAGCAACTCAACTGGGATCAGCTATGAGACCCTGGGGCCGGAAGAGCTGCGGAGCCTGCTCACCACGGTGTGTAACTTGGAGAGGGAGGGAGTTTGGTTTGGGCTC
Proteins encoded in this region:
- the Atxn7l3 gene encoding ataxin-7-like protein 3 isoform X1, with the translated sequence MKMEEMSLSGLDNSKLEAIAQEIYADLVEDSCLGFCFEVHRAVKCGYFFLDDTDPDSMKDFEIVDQPGLDIFGQVFNQWRSKECVCPNCSRSIAASRFAPHLEKCLGMGRNSSRIANRRIANSNNMNKSESDQEDNDDINDNDWSYGSEKKAKKRKSDKLWYLPFQNPNSPRRSKSLKHKNGFSVCTSASNTLPLLFSSSGELSNSDPFKYSNSTGISYETLGPEELRSLLTTQCGVISEHTKKMCTRSLRCPQHTDEQRRTVRIYFLGPSAVLPEVESSLDNDGFDMTDSQALISRLQWDGSSDLSPSDSGSSKTSENQGWGLGTNSSESRKTKKKKSHLSLVGTASSLGSNKKKKPKPPAPPTPSIYDDIN
- the Atxn7l3 gene encoding ataxin-7-like protein 3 isoform X3 — its product is MKMEEMSLSGLDNSKLEAIAQEIYADLVEDSCLGFCFEVHRAVKCGYFFLDDTDPDSMKDFEIVDQPGLDIFGQVFNQWRSKECVCPNCSRSIAASRFAPHLEKCLGMGRNSSRIANRRIANSNNMNKSESDQEDNDDINDNDWSYGSEKKAKKRKSDKLWYLPFQNPNSPRRSKSLKHKNGELSNSDPFKYSNSTGISYETLGPEELRSLLTTQCGVISEHTKKMCTRSLRCPQHTDEQRRTVRIYFLGPSAVLPEVESSLDNDGFDMTDSQALISRLQWDGSSDLSPSDSGSSKTSENQGWGLGTNSSESRKTKKKKSHLSLVGTASSLGSNKKKKPKPPAPPTPSIYDDIN
- the Atxn7l3 gene encoding ataxin-7-like protein 3 isoform X2, which codes for MKMEEMSLSGLDNSKLEAIAQEIYADLVEDSCLGFCFEVHRAVKCGYFFLDDTDPDSMKDFEIVDQPGLDIFGQVFNQWRSKECVCPNCSRSIAASRFAPHLEKCLGMGRNSSRIANRRIANSNNMNKSESDQEDNDDINDNDWSYGSEKKAKKRKSDKNPNSPRRSKSLKHKNGFSVCTSASNTLPLLFSSSGELSNSDPFKYSNSTGISYETLGPEELRSLLTTQCGVISEHTKKMCTRSLRCPQHTDEQRRTVRIYFLGPSAVLPEVESSLDNDGFDMTDSQALISRLQWDGSSDLSPSDSGSSKTSENQGWGLGTNSSESRKTKKKKSHLSLVGTASSLGSNKKKKPKPPAPPTPSIYDDIN
- the Atxn7l3 gene encoding ataxin-7-like protein 3 isoform X4, encoding MKMEEMSLSGLDNSKLEAIAQEIYADLVEDSCLGFCFEVHRAVKCGYFFLDDTDPDSMKDFEIVDQPGLDIFGQVFNQWRSKECVCPNCSRSIAASRFAPHLEKCLGMGRNSSRIANRRIANSNNMNKSESDQEDNDDINDNDWSYGSEKKAKKRKSDKNPNSPRRSKSLKHKNGELSNSDPFKYSNSTGISYETLGPEELRSLLTTQCGVISEHTKKMCTRSLRCPQHTDEQRRTVRIYFLGPSAVLPEVESSLDNDGFDMTDSQALISRLQWDGSSDLSPSDSGSSKTSENQGWGLGTNSSESRKTKKKKSHLSLVGTASSLGSNKKKKPKPPAPPTPSIYDDIN